In a single window of the Phycisphaerae bacterium genome:
- a CDS encoding histidine phosphatase family protein → MKTLLLLRHAKSSWDDEELPDHDRPLNKRGKREAPMAGQYLLECGLVPDFVLSSSAKRARKTTARVTEACGYTGEVDVLSELYDAAPEDCISCLQKLADERQRVLLVGHNPCLEDLVDLLSNGRSRMATCAVARIDLDIRSWGDLSVETRGTLVSLWRPQRIDRPPWAASSDSA, encoded by the coding sequence ATGAAGACACTGTTGCTGCTTCGGCATGCGAAGTCAAGCTGGGACGACGAGGAGCTGCCGGATCACGATCGTCCCCTGAACAAGCGGGGGAAACGCGAGGCGCCGATGGCTGGCCAGTATCTGCTGGAGTGCGGGCTGGTCCCGGATTTCGTGTTGAGTTCGTCGGCCAAACGGGCTCGCAAGACGACCGCCCGGGTGACGGAAGCCTGCGGCTATACGGGTGAGGTTGACGTTCTGAGCGAACTCTATGATGCCGCTCCGGAGGACTGCATTTCGTGCTTGCAGAAGTTGGCCGACGAACGTCAACGGGTGCTGCTGGTGGGTCACAATCCGTGCCTGGAGGATCTGGTGGATTTGTTGAGCAACGGCCGCTCGCGCATGGCTACTTGCGCCGTGGCTCGCATCGATCTGGACATTCGATCTTGGGGTGACCTGTCGGTGGAGACCAGGGGCACGCTCGTTTCGCTGTGGCGCCCGCAGCGCATTGACCGGCCCCCGTGGGCGGCGAGCAGCGACTCCGCCTGA
- the ppk1 gene encoding polyphosphate kinase 1, which translates to MKPRTYINRELSWLEFNERVLDEARDRAIPLLERIKFLAITASNLDEFFMVRVGGLQQLVRQGSQKTDPAGMSPEEQLEAVSRRARRMVEGQYSCYLDDIEPALAQGGVMRRRPGELSDRQLKAVEQVFESEVFSVLTPMAVGGDREFPLLTDRMLTLCVRVDPGAGEREARYAVIPFGRALQRHVTLPAIGRYEYILLEDVCTLFIQRFFPGEHVLEVVPFRINRNADLSVREDLAFDLLEEMEEILDQRKQSDCVRLEISQQASLGVLEFLQRSLDVSSRDVYAVAGPPDLAAYMRLTELQGFEDLKYEPWPAHPSPDVDLKFSIFDILSRRDVLLYHPFDSFDPVVWLVEEAADDPDVLAIKQILYRTSRKSPIVAALARAAERGKHVTALVELKARFDEARNIEWARELEQAGVQVIYGVKGLKTHAKVCIVIRREPHGVQRYVHFGTGNYNEITARQYTDASFMTTHEELVSDATSFFNTITGYSQPQKFRKIEMAPLGLRERLIELIEVETERKRQGGRARIMAKMNSLVDPALIEVLYAASRAGVKIRLNVRGICCLRPGVPGLSENISVISIVDRYLEHSRLFYFYNGGDELVFISSADWMPRNLDRRVELLVPIEDPACKARLVDIMETCFKDTVKGRHLASDGSYQLPRHKGGRAVRCQESLFREVRKIARQAEQHRQTTFEPYRPGGEGI; encoded by the coding sequence ATGAAACCGCGGACCTACATCAACCGGGAGTTGAGCTGGCTGGAGTTCAATGAGCGGGTGCTTGACGAGGCCCGAGACCGGGCCATCCCTCTGCTGGAGCGGATCAAGTTTCTGGCCATCACCGCATCCAACCTCGACGAGTTCTTCATGGTGCGGGTCGGAGGGTTGCAGCAACTCGTACGTCAAGGCAGCCAGAAGACGGATCCGGCGGGGATGAGCCCCGAGGAGCAGCTCGAGGCGGTCAGCCGGCGTGCCCGCCGCATGGTTGAGGGGCAATACAGCTGCTATCTCGACGACATTGAACCGGCCCTGGCCCAGGGGGGGGTGATGCGAAGGCGGCCGGGCGAACTCTCCGACCGGCAGCTGAAGGCCGTGGAGCAGGTTTTCGAGAGTGAGGTTTTCTCCGTTCTGACGCCGATGGCCGTGGGCGGGGATCGGGAGTTTCCGCTGCTGACCGATCGCATGCTGACGCTCTGCGTTCGGGTGGATCCGGGGGCGGGCGAGCGTGAGGCCCGCTACGCCGTGATTCCGTTCGGCCGGGCCCTTCAGCGGCACGTCACCCTGCCGGCCATTGGGCGGTATGAGTACATTCTGCTGGAGGACGTCTGCACTCTTTTCATTCAGCGCTTCTTTCCCGGCGAGCACGTGCTGGAAGTTGTGCCGTTCCGAATCAACCGCAACGCGGACCTGAGTGTGCGAGAGGATCTGGCGTTCGATCTTCTGGAGGAAATGGAGGAGATTCTCGATCAGCGCAAACAAAGCGACTGTGTTCGACTGGAAATCTCGCAGCAGGCCAGCCTTGGGGTGCTGGAGTTTCTGCAGCGGTCGCTGGACGTGTCGTCGCGGGACGTCTATGCGGTCGCAGGGCCGCCGGATCTGGCAGCCTACATGCGGCTGACCGAGCTGCAGGGTTTCGAGGATCTCAAATACGAGCCTTGGCCGGCGCATCCCTCGCCGGACGTCGACCTGAAGTTCAGCATCTTCGACATTCTGAGCCGGCGCGATGTCCTGCTCTATCATCCGTTTGACAGTTTTGACCCGGTCGTGTGGCTGGTCGAGGAGGCGGCCGATGATCCCGACGTGCTCGCCATCAAGCAGATCCTGTATCGCACCAGCCGCAAGAGCCCGATCGTCGCAGCCCTGGCCCGGGCCGCCGAGCGGGGCAAGCATGTGACCGCTCTGGTCGAATTGAAGGCTCGGTTTGACGAGGCCCGGAACATCGAGTGGGCTCGCGAGCTGGAGCAGGCCGGGGTGCAGGTCATCTACGGCGTCAAGGGACTCAAGACTCATGCCAAGGTCTGCATCGTCATTCGTCGCGAGCCGCACGGAGTTCAGCGTTACGTCCACTTCGGCACCGGCAACTACAACGAGATCACCGCCCGCCAATACACCGACGCCTCCTTCATGACCACCCATGAGGAGCTGGTCTCGGATGCCACCAGCTTCTTCAATACCATTACCGGCTACTCACAGCCCCAGAAGTTCCGCAAGATCGAGATGGCGCCGCTGGGGTTGCGGGAGAGACTGATCGAGCTGATCGAGGTGGAGACGGAGCGGAAGCGCCAGGGTGGCCGGGCCCGGATCATGGCCAAGATGAACTCGCTGGTTGACCCTGCGTTGATTGAAGTGCTGTATGCCGCGTCGAGGGCGGGGGTCAAGATCCGACTGAATGTCCGGGGGATCTGCTGCCTGCGGCCGGGTGTTCCCGGATTGAGCGAGAACATCAGCGTGATCAGCATTGTGGATCGTTATCTGGAGCACAGCCGGCTGTTTTACTTCTACAACGGGGGTGACGAGCTGGTGTTCATCTCGAGCGCGGATTGGATGCCGCGGAACCTGGACCGCAGGGTCGAACTCCTGGTGCCGATCGAGGATCCGGCCTGCAAGGCGCGGCTGGTGGACATCATGGAGACATGTTTCAAAGACACGGTCAAGGGTCGGCATCTGGCGTCCGACGGCAGCTATCAACTGCCGCGTCACAAGGGTGGCCGGGCGGTCCGCTGCCAGGAGAGTCTTTTCAGGGAAGTGCGGAAGATCGCCCGGCAGGCGGAGCAGCACCGGCAGACGACGTTTGAGCCGTATCGGCCCGGGGGCGAAGGCATCTGA
- a CDS encoding HD domain-containing protein produces MKSNVPDKATATVPGEKVAGTTPVAVIDIGAGSVRMAVAEIGPAGGIRILESVSREVDLGKDTFTRGHLRKSTIEDCVAVLRSYQRLLKEYGVSEENRIRVVATSAVREAANSLAFVDRIAIATGLQVEPLDEAEVNRITYLGIQPLLKAEPELAGARAMVIEVGGGSTELLVVQGDNVAFSRTYRLGAIRLREMLNTYRAPTVKTRQIMVSQIRITVEEVIQHVSRSVAIEMIALGGDVRFAASRLLDRWDPDGINRLSLAALESLTDDLLDLTPGRIVQEYHLTFPEAETLAPALLTYVEMARAFDLREVLVAPVNLRDGLLHQMATRGVWTEEFNNQIIRSAIDLARKYQVNEAHARHVGELCRRLFYALQGEHQLDPRYELLLYLAALLHEIGAFVNPASHHKHSMYVIMNSDLFGLSKMDVRLVALVARYARRASPKPTHEGYATLDRTRRIVVAKMAALLRVADALDCSRSQRVTELRCSREDGRLVIAIPNTEDLSLEQLALDQKGPMFEETYGMQVLLRRARS; encoded by the coding sequence ATGAAGTCGAATGTGCCTGACAAAGCGACCGCGACGGTTCCGGGCGAGAAGGTCGCCGGGACGACGCCGGTGGCGGTTATCGACATTGGGGCGGGTTCTGTGCGTATGGCTGTCGCGGAGATCGGTCCGGCGGGAGGGATCCGGATCCTCGAGTCGGTGTCGCGGGAAGTGGATCTGGGGAAGGACACGTTCACTCGCGGGCATTTGCGCAAGAGCACCATTGAGGATTGCGTGGCGGTGTTGCGCAGCTACCAGCGTCTGCTCAAGGAATACGGGGTTAGTGAGGAGAACCGGATCCGTGTCGTTGCGACGAGCGCCGTTCGCGAGGCGGCGAATTCACTGGCGTTCGTGGACCGCATTGCCATCGCGACCGGGCTTCAGGTTGAGCCGCTGGATGAAGCGGAGGTGAACCGGATCACCTACCTGGGGATCCAGCCGCTCCTGAAGGCGGAGCCGGAGCTGGCCGGGGCCCGGGCCATGGTGATCGAGGTTGGCGGCGGCAGCACCGAGCTGCTCGTTGTCCAGGGCGACAACGTGGCGTTCTCCCGCACCTACCGGCTGGGAGCGATCCGGCTCCGGGAGATGCTGAACACGTATCGTGCTCCGACGGTGAAGACCCGGCAGATCATGGTGAGCCAGATCCGCATCACGGTAGAGGAGGTCATTCAGCACGTGTCGCGGAGCGTGGCGATCGAGATGATTGCTCTTGGTGGTGATGTTCGTTTTGCGGCTTCGCGGCTGCTGGATCGCTGGGACCCGGACGGCATCAATCGCTTATCTCTGGCCGCGCTGGAGAGCCTCACCGACGACCTTCTTGACCTGACGCCGGGGCGAATCGTTCAGGAGTATCATCTGACGTTTCCGGAGGCCGAGACACTGGCTCCGGCCTTGCTGACCTACGTGGAGATGGCCCGGGCTTTTGATCTCCGGGAGGTCCTGGTCGCCCCGGTCAACCTGCGCGACGGGTTGCTGCACCAGATGGCCACGCGAGGCGTATGGACCGAGGAGTTCAACAACCAGATCATCCGCTCGGCGATAGATCTGGCGCGCAAGTATCAGGTCAATGAGGCTCACGCCCGTCACGTGGGCGAGCTGTGCCGGCGGCTGTTTTACGCCCTGCAGGGCGAGCACCAGCTCGATCCGCGTTACGAGCTGCTTCTCTATCTCGCGGCCCTGTTGCACGAGATTGGGGCTTTTGTCAACCCGGCCAGCCATCACAAGCACTCGATGTACGTGATCATGAACAGTGATCTGTTCGGACTGAGCAAGATGGACGTGCGGCTGGTTGCCCTGGTTGCCCGGTATGCGCGGCGGGCCTCGCCCAAACCGACGCACGAGGGGTATGCGACGTTGGATCGTACCCGTCGGATCGTGGTTGCGAAGATGGCGGCTCTGCTGCGGGTTGCCGACGCCCTGGACTGCTCGCGGAGTCAGCGAGTCACGGAGTTGAGGTGCAGCCGGGAGGATGGCCGGCTGGTGATTGCGATTCCCAACACCGAGGATCTTTCCCTCGAGCAATTGGCCCTCGACCAGAAAGGGCCGATGTTCGAGGAGACCTACGGCATGCAGGTACTGCTGCGTCGAGCGAGATCATGA
- a CDS encoding ROK family protein: MAAKPDETYWVGFDLGATKMLATVFDSEFQMLGRNRKKTKGQEGTDAVFRRMVQVIQTMLDEAHIARDRLGGIGIGCPGPLDLDQGIILDTPNLGWKDVPIKAMLEKEFGCPAVILNDVDAGIYGEYRFGAGRSGRCVIGVFPGTGIGGGCVYEGKILRGKTGSCMEIGHVPLFPDGSLCGCGQRGCLEAHASRLAIAGAAAQAVCRGEAPHLQAKAGADLAEIRSATLAEAIKEGDQAIEEIVRQAARSIGVVLAGVVNLLAPDTVILGGGLVEAMPELFVDGVGRAARKRVLPAFAKSFKVVPAQLGDDAAAMGAAAWARESVVK, from the coding sequence ATGGCAGCCAAACCGGACGAGACGTACTGGGTGGGATTCGACCTGGGGGCCACGAAGATGCTGGCCACGGTCTTTGACTCCGAGTTCCAGATGCTGGGGCGCAACCGGAAGAAGACCAAAGGGCAGGAGGGAACGGATGCCGTTTTCAGGCGGATGGTGCAGGTCATTCAGACCATGCTCGACGAAGCCCACATTGCCCGCGATCGCCTGGGGGGGATCGGTATCGGTTGCCCGGGCCCGCTGGATCTGGATCAGGGGATCATTCTCGACACACCCAACCTTGGCTGGAAGGACGTGCCCATCAAGGCGATGCTGGAGAAGGAGTTCGGTTGTCCGGCGGTGATTCTGAACGACGTGGATGCCGGAATCTACGGTGAGTACCGTTTTGGGGCGGGACGATCGGGGCGCTGTGTGATTGGGGTTTTCCCGGGCACTGGCATTGGTGGCGGGTGTGTGTACGAAGGCAAGATTCTGCGCGGCAAGACGGGCTCGTGCATGGAGATCGGCCACGTACCGCTGTTTCCCGACGGAAGCCTGTGCGGTTGCGGGCAGCGAGGTTGCCTGGAGGCTCACGCGAGTCGGCTGGCCATCGCCGGCGCTGCCGCCCAAGCGGTATGCCGAGGCGAGGCCCCGCACCTCCAGGCCAAGGCCGGCGCAGACCTGGCCGAGATTCGCAGCGCGACGCTGGCCGAGGCGATCAAGGAAGGTGATCAGGCGATTGAGGAGATTGTCCGGCAGGCGGCCCGGTCGATCGGCGTTGTCCTGGCGGGCGTAGTGAACCTGCTGGCTCCGGACACGGTTATCCTCGGCGGCGGTCTGGTGGAGGCCATGCCGGAGTTGTTCGTGGATGGCGTGGGTCGCGCTGCCCGAAAGCGTGTTCTGCCGGCCTTTGCCAAATCGTTCAAGGTGGTTCCGGCCCAACTCGGTGACGATGCTGCGGCCATGGGCGCTGCCGCCTGGGCTCGGGAATCGGTCGTCAAGTGA
- a CDS encoding deoxyribonuclease IV — translation MSIAGGLHQALVLGRKTGCNCIQIFVKNQRQWHAPPLTQDQVQAWQRALAESDIRPVIAHSTYLINLASPYDQLWQRSINAFTDELERCERLGITALVIHPGAHLGQGVDRGIARVAQALNAIHARTRGFTVKTTLETTAGQGSCLGSRLNQLAAIIEQTREPDRIRVCVDTCHIFAAGYDLSSAQGYAATMADLTHHIGLGRIVAFHLNDSLSPIGCHKDRHEHIGRGHLGRSAFRHLLNDPRFLGRPMILETPKGQDSRGRDLDRVNLATLRRLVVSVKTRPTGAGKPHA, via the coding sequence ATGTCGATCGCCGGCGGGCTGCACCAGGCGCTCGTACTCGGCCGCAAGACCGGCTGCAACTGCATTCAGATCTTCGTCAAGAACCAGCGGCAGTGGCACGCGCCACCGCTGACTCAAGATCAGGTCCAAGCCTGGCAGAGAGCCCTGGCGGAATCGGACATCCGGCCGGTGATCGCCCACAGCACCTACCTGATCAACCTCGCCAGCCCCTACGACCAACTCTGGCAACGCAGCATCAACGCTTTCACCGACGAACTCGAACGATGTGAACGACTCGGTATCACCGCCCTGGTCATCCACCCCGGGGCCCACCTCGGCCAGGGAGTCGACCGGGGCATTGCCCGAGTCGCCCAGGCCCTCAATGCCATCCACGCCCGCACCAGGGGTTTCACCGTCAAGACCACCCTGGAAACCACCGCCGGGCAGGGCTCGTGCCTGGGCAGCCGGCTCAACCAGCTGGCGGCCATAATTGAACAAACCCGGGAGCCCGACCGAATTCGCGTCTGCGTGGACACCTGTCACATCTTCGCTGCAGGATACGACCTCAGCTCCGCGCAAGGCTACGCGGCAACGATGGCCGATCTCACCCACCATATCGGCCTTGGTCGAATCGTCGCGTTCCACCTCAACGATTCGCTGAGCCCGATTGGCTGCCACAAAGATCGCCACGAACACATCGGCCGCGGGCACCTGGGCCGCAGTGCATTCCGACACCTGCTGAACGACCCCCGATTCCTGGGCCGCCCTATGATCCTGGAAACACCCAAAGGACAGGATTCCCGCGGCCGCGACCTGGACCGCGTCAACCTCGCCACCCTCCGGCGGCTGGTCGTCTCCGTCAAAACCCGCCCCACCGGCGCCGGCAAACCCCATGCATGA
- a CDS encoding MFS transporter, which produces MHQEDATGGHDPYTALRGRDFRLFLSGNVLANLGMQMQNAAVGWEIYDRTGQPWALGAVGLAEFLPVVAFTLIAGQAADRFNRRLVAAVGLTVMAAGSLGLAAVSLSRGPILLVYALLILVGAARAFTTPAKAALMPQIVPRERFSNAVTWNSGGFQVASIAGPALGGWLIYLLGKAAMVYMLVALADLVFVVLLSLLCYRPTPPPNEPVTLRSLFAGVGFLWNSPVVLGAMTLDMFAVLLGGATTLLPIYAKDILHVGPDGFGWLRASPALGALAMAFLLAHRPPMRKAGRAMLWAVAGFGVATIAFGLSRWFWLSMTMLALTGALDTISVVVRHTLIQLLTPDSMRGRVSAVNSMFIGASNELGGAESGFVAALFTPTISVVAGGIGTILVVITVAVTWPQLRRYGRLGSDEPAPAFPIPKPPREPASPQSDQQREHDAALRKTAE; this is translated from the coding sequence ATGCACCAGGAAGACGCTACCGGCGGCCACGATCCCTACACCGCCCTTCGTGGTCGCGATTTCCGCTTGTTCCTGTCCGGAAATGTGCTTGCCAACCTGGGCATGCAGATGCAGAACGCGGCCGTCGGATGGGAAATCTACGACCGGACCGGCCAGCCGTGGGCACTCGGAGCCGTCGGACTGGCTGAATTCCTCCCCGTCGTTGCCTTCACCCTGATTGCCGGCCAGGCAGCGGACCGCTTCAACCGGCGACTGGTGGCCGCCGTCGGACTCACGGTCATGGCCGCCGGTTCACTCGGCCTGGCCGCCGTCTCCTTGTCCCGCGGACCCATCCTCCTTGTATACGCCCTGCTCATCCTCGTCGGTGCCGCCCGAGCCTTCACCACCCCCGCCAAGGCCGCCCTCATGCCTCAGATCGTCCCCCGGGAACGATTCAGCAACGCCGTAACCTGGAACAGCGGCGGCTTCCAGGTCGCCTCCATTGCCGGCCCGGCGCTGGGCGGATGGCTCATCTACCTCTTGGGTAAGGCAGCCATGGTCTACATGCTCGTCGCCCTCGCCGACCTCGTCTTCGTCGTCCTCCTGAGCCTCCTCTGCTATCGGCCGACACCACCACCCAACGAACCGGTCACCTTGCGCTCACTCTTCGCCGGAGTGGGCTTCCTGTGGAACAGCCCCGTGGTGCTCGGCGCAATGACCCTGGACATGTTCGCCGTGCTCCTGGGCGGAGCCACCACCCTGCTTCCAATCTACGCCAAGGATATTCTGCACGTCGGCCCCGACGGCTTTGGCTGGCTGCGGGCCTCGCCGGCACTGGGAGCCCTGGCGATGGCGTTCCTCCTGGCACACCGACCACCGATGCGAAAGGCCGGACGAGCCATGCTCTGGGCCGTGGCCGGCTTCGGCGTGGCCACCATCGCGTTCGGCTTGTCCCGATGGTTCTGGCTCTCCATGACCATGCTCGCCCTGACCGGAGCACTGGACACCATCAGCGTCGTCGTGCGTCACACCCTCATCCAGTTGCTCACCCCCGACTCGATGCGCGGCCGCGTCTCCGCAGTCAATTCCATGTTCATCGGCGCCTCCAACGAATTGGGCGGCGCCGAGTCCGGCTTCGTCGCGGCCCTCTTCACCCCGACCATTTCCGTGGTCGCCGGCGGAATCGGGACCATCCTCGTCGTGATCACCGTGGCCGTGACCTGGCCCCAGCTTCGCCGCTACGGGCGGCTAGGCAGCGATGAGCCGGCACCGGCGTTTCCCATCCCCAAACCGCCCCGAGAACCGGCCAGCCCGCAGTCCGACCAGCAACGTGAGCACGACGCCGCCCTGCGCAAGACTGCCGAGTGA
- the rpsU gene encoding 30S ribosomal protein S21: MIKVKARGNESLDQMLRRFKKMCEKEGLTKEIKRTSYYEKPSERRRRRMRKSAKREFRPGMGPGPKR, translated from the coding sequence ATGATCAAGGTGAAGGCTCGGGGCAACGAATCGCTGGATCAGATGCTTCGCCGCTTCAAGAAGATGTGCGAGAAGGAAGGCCTGACCAAGGAAATCAAGCGGACCAGCTACTACGAGAAGCCCAGCGAACGTCGCCGCCGCCGCATGCGCAAGTCTGCCAAACGCGAGTTTCGACCCGGGATGGGCCCCGGTCCGAAGCGCTGA